In Sphaeramia orbicularis chromosome 14, fSphaOr1.1, whole genome shotgun sequence, the following are encoded in one genomic region:
- the LOC115433448 gene encoding LOW QUALITY PROTEIN: protein FAM89A-like (The sequence of the model RefSeq protein was modified relative to this genomic sequence to represent the inferred CDS: deleted 2 bases in 1 codon): protein MMNGSRRSPADCPVGGVFSLEGLPPLPKGLSGILNSSGGSWRDIERVHSKRARIQADISRGGTSTEAPRQHGKPGGLDGALALLRKEMVGLRQLDMSLLCQLWSLHEAIQEYKGTTLLSEASYSADNGYSDEEEEEDIEDEDEEQPASHPPPSSSSSSLSLPPPSGNSRDQWIKDSFHIP, encoded by the exons ATGATGAACGGGAGTCGGCGCAGCCCGGCTGACTGTCCGGTGGGCGGTGTCTTCTCCTTGGAGGGGCTGCCGCCGCTGCCCAAAGGCCTCAGCGGGATCCTGAACTCCAGCGGCGGGTCGTGGCGGGACATCGAGAGGGTCCACAGCAAGAGAGCCCGGATCCAGGCCGACATCAGCCGGGGCGGCACGTCCACGGAGGCGCCGCGGCAGCACGGTAAACCGGGTGGACTGGACGGAGCTCTGGCTCTGCTGCGGAAGGAGATG GTGGGTCTGCGTCAGCTCGACATGTCTCTGCTGTGCCAGCTCTGGTCTCTCCACGAGGCTATTCAGGAGTACAAGGGAACCACGCTTCTGTCCGAGGCCTCCTACAGCGCTGACAATGGATATtctgacgaggaggaggaggaggacatagaagatgaagatgaggagcaGCCAGCCTCTCAC cctcccccctcctcctcgtcctcatcCTTGTCTCTGCCCCCGCCCAGCGGAAACTCCAGAGACCAGTGGATTAAAGACTCCTTTCACATTCCCTGA